The DNA window TTACTATGCACATAAAGTATTCTAAAGACCTTGAAGGGTCTAAATGATGTCATGATTCAATTCTAAATTTACTTTATTATGAAATGTGACCTTACTCCTTGATCTTAGATCATGAGGTAATAATACTAATTAAATAAATGGAGTAATTTCTATTGTTTCATTGTCACATAAAATGTCATCACCTATCAGAGGGACTACTTCAATTAACTCATGAATTAGTGGAGAAGTCAATCATATATCAAATAAACACTTTGCTCACTCTTGCTAAGAAGTAACGAAATAGTCTATTTACGAACAACCAAAGTAGGTCTAAGGATATATTAATGCATATAATATATCAGTATTCGTTActttaaaataagtaaataatcCAAAATTCcgaaatatgatatttttggatcgtaacacaaCTACACAAGTGGCAAATGTAGGTACTCGATTAGAAAAGGAATACTAAGTGTGTTTTACGTACCCATATTTTGCGAAGTTCGTCCAATGTTTCATCAACATCTCACTTAAGACTACATCTTCATCACTGAAACCAGAGAAAACAGAGTTCAAAGGATGACCGAATACATAAGCGATTTCGTCACCATGTACGGTACCCATCCATTTTGGCCAAGGGCTTGCAGATGAACGCTTATCTAGGGCATAATAGTACACTGAGTTGTTAGCAGACGCATATACATTTGCGAAGTCGATAACAGGACACTTCATTTTGCAGTCTCCAATCGCGTCATCTACCGCATCTCGCATTTTCTCTCCATTTTCAGCATCAGCCCAGTCTCTGTACACATAGCACACCGCATCTGTTATTAATTCATCAGGAGCCCATGGTCCACCTAAACAAAATTGAATAGCTTCGCGGTATTCTTCAGCATTTAGTGAACTGTTTGTCTCTATCGAGAAACCAGGAACCGATCTAACCAGGTTCACCATCCATTCATTTTCGCAATTACCAATCAAAACATCAGCTTGTTTGAAACTCTGttctttcaatatttgattAACGGGTACCTGGAGAAAGGTTCCGTCCACAACTGGGAAATGGTTGACCGAGGACCATATGTCATTGGTGAGATTGTAAACCGGCAATTGAAGCAAGCACTCTAGGACACCTGCTAGCGTTTCGATCGAAGGGCAGCCGAGACTTTTAATGTATCCCGCAAACGCCGCATTTTTGTAGTACGAGCTCAATGGTTGTAAGAGTGGTATATTTGGTGTACCACTCTGTAAAATCGCTCTTTTAAAAAGATTACGACTTACAGGTGCAAGCAGATGGTAACCAACCGAAGCAGCCCCGGCGCTACACCCAAACAGTGTGATAAGATCGGGGTCGCCGCCGAAGTTGGCAATATTGTCTTTAATCCACTGTAAAGCCACGACTTGGTCCATTAATCCCATATTGCCAATAATCTCGGGAATTCCTAAAGATAGAAATCCTAGCGGACCAAGACGATAATTGATGGTGACCACCACAACATTTTGTGTCGATGCCAATATCTCACCGTTATATTCTTGTACGTTAGCGGTTCCCCAATAAAAAGAACCACCGTGAATCCATACCATAACTGCTGTGTTGTTACGCCTGGGCCAAGGTGTCCATATGTTGAGAAATAAACAGTCTTCACTTAGATTTTCCACCGTATGCTGCCACGATAAACCTGGATGGTCTAGTTTCATTTTCGGCTGCCAACAATTATCTCCGTACGAAGTAGCAGTTTTAGTTCCATTCCAAGTTTCTGTCCATAGCGACGATGGTTGAAATCTCAATGGTTGTTCTGCATAAGGAATACCAAGAAAATAATCTACTTGTTTCCCATTCTCAAACGTCTTTCTCGTGCCAAGCAGCGATCCGTATTTCGTCGTGCCCGATATTGTCTTTTCTTGACCGAATCCAAGTGTAATAAAAGTGCACAGGACAAGGAGTAATGCCTGAGGTGTCATAATTACAGTTGAGAGCTGCACGTCAAGTCAGACTTACTGCGTAGCTACTAGTTTAAGACAAACTCTGAAAACCTCTGGTCCGTATGAGATGCATTCCGCACGGGTCAATTAGTCCCCAGGAATCTACTGGTGTCTAACTTGGTGTTCTGCAGTGTACATAGAAACActcaaacaaatacaaatgtgcaACAGAGATCACAACCACCACGACTGTGGATATTTCAAAAAAGGGGCCAGAGGTGAGGTTCGACAAATCGGGTTTTGTTTGTCAGATTGACTTCTTAGTAAGTAGCCAATGAGAAAATATATTCACGCACTTGAAATCTAGAGTGAAATCTGTGGCTGTGAAAAATTGTCGAATGAAAGTCTGCCTGAATGGTATAATTAAGTAAACCCATTTATCTTGATCGCGTTATTATGGACTGAATATGATCGTATGAGTAGATACAAATACCctcaatttaagaaaaaaagCTTCCTGTCCCAAAACTGACCAGAAAGTATGCCAGGGATATTTTATAGGCTCAATATATTTTATAGGTTTGAAGACAACGATTTTGGTGCAATGTGTTCCTTGTAAACCGCTAGATTTAGCTACACGGGCCACACGAACACTTTAATGGAATGAAGCGCGGCTAGagatatatttacatcataAAAAAATGATGGGTTCTTTTATAGTGTAACAGAAGAGACCTATACTGTGTCCGTACATGTTGAATTTTTCAATGGCATCTGGTTGACTAAAGTTATCAAGACGAATCAAACGATCCGTGTTAGTGTTCGTGTACGCCCAACCTTAATAGCTTGCGTAGTGCACACAGATACTAAACTGACAACCATAACCATTGACGAGAGTATCATATTCACCCATTTATATTAGCCAAGGCagtaaaagaattaaaaaatgcaattttgGGCACAAGTTTAACGGCATATTCTATCACTGATGACCCATTTCGCGAGTCACGACGTGGGTGGACAATAGTCAAAAAATTGTGAGATTAACAACATACCAATTATAATGTAGAATATGGAAGACGGCCAACTTTCTTTAGTCACTGCAAACGTATATGGCTGTTACCATGCCAATATTGCAATTTTGCATACTAATCTTTCATCATTCCAACATTGACTCGGGAAGGATGTCTACTCTTTACGCACGAGATGTCGTTTCGGCAAAATTACCCGGATGTTCTCCTGGTGATGGATGACGGTATTAGATTACGGGATTATAGGTAAACTGGCACAGGAAAGCACTtgaagtctctctctctctctctctctctctctctctctctctctctctctctctctctctctctctctctctctctctctctctctctctctctctctctctctctctctctctctctctctctctctctctctctctctctctctctctctctctctctctctctctctctctctctctctctctctctctctgatctgTCCTTATTTAGCATCGGAGACCTCGTCTCCATGAAAGGCCATTTTAGTGTAAATGCTGTGAAAGCATACTTTTCTGGAATCACACGAAGTCCCGATGAAGGGATATTTATTTAACATAACGATTAAAAAATCTACAAACCAAAATGAACACAACAATAAGAATTGAACGGATTTGAAAAGCTTAATAGATGTATACAATATTTGTGTGTAGCCAATTACAGTAATGGTGACAGTAGAGTAAATTCGTTTGTTGTAGTCATGTTTCCAACCAATCAGAACAACACTGACAGACGAATAAAATATGAATTCGTCAACCAATCGGAGCAACGTTGACAAACGAATTTGTTCGCTATCATAGTTCTGTCGATACTAAAGATCAAGTCATCGTTGAAAACAACATATTCTTACAAGACTGACTGGTACCAAGTAAATGTAGAATATACTTGTATAATTATTGTCAAAGATCAGTAATAAATATTTACTATATTCACACAAAAACTTTAAAGTTTACGATAAAAGATAGTAATATAATTTATGTCTGTAGGTTCTGGTCCTATGCAAACTTGATGAATTACTTGCGATCTCGAGACTTTCATGGGTACGATTTACAAATAGCAATTTTCGTCTGATGTTGTTCGTATTATACCAGCTTACCGGCAAACCATTACAGGaatatgcatatgcatatgtatgtttCCGATGAAGGAAATATGAAGGGTTGTTGTGCCGTTATAGGGCTGTGCCAGGAATAATTATTGTAACACTCTTTTATAAGCTGTTTTTGGAAAATTATGGAAAAATGCACACTGATTTAATACAGTGCACTAGTAACTCCCACGATACATCTATTACCGACTACGTCCGATCAATGGTGGCGTTGCTATGACGACTTGACTTATAATCTACGTTAAATATTCCAGTTGCACAACTGTGAGGCATGCGTTGGTGGTTTCTAGATGTTCCATTGTTGGACTGCAATGTAGATTGCGGGCTTTTATTAAATTGACCGAGTTCAAATTCAACGACAAAGTTCACACAAATCAACTGATTCATCAGAACGTACTCCGCCAAAACTTTGGACGTTCACGTGATGAGGAGACACAGATGTATTAAATGTACTAATGTATTATTAGTTGTAATGTGAACGGTTCTGCTCAAGAAGTAATTCACATCATGACATCTACCTTAATCCTACTAGATAGTTATCACTATGGTAATTTCCGTGCTGAGTCGTTGTCATCTCTAGTGACCTCCACTGTCTGGTTGGTCGAAAGTGTTGAAAAACGTCTATCTGATTAATGTTGAATAGAAGTGAGAAACTTTATGCCCATATCCATAGCATGCCGGCCTTATTCTCAAAATTCGCAATGTAACATAGTTCTTATCgtaaataacaataaaacataGTTTAAAACAATGCTAAGTTAATTGACGATGATATTCTATCTATGAAAAGTTCGAATTCTTAAAGATATATGTCTTTCTATTGATGACGTAACtatcaatgacgtcattactttacatatacatgtagcagcCATCAGATGGAGAAACATTTAGATACTAGTATTAAACCCTTATATCATATCGAATCGTTTTGGTTTCCTTATATAATCATATTTGTATGGGTAAACACCTGATCAAAGTCGCCTCGAACTTTCTATAACCACCCATCCCCATCACCTATCAATATCCCCTCGCACCTTCAAGGCTTTTACCAAAAATGTGTTAACACACAttgcaaaatatttgaatttcgGTCACGTTGCACATTTGAAACGCCACTATTCTTCTGCCTAGAGTGAAGGATTCGTCGTTGCTGGCGCTGTTAGCTATTCGATCTGCAAGTGTTTAAAAGTGTGTACACGACGACGAACCTTTCAGGCTATTTCTACCCTGTGTCTATCAAATATTGGTGCAATTGGTACACGTAATAAATGTGTATACCTTTCACTGTGGACTTTATGGATGTCTCCCAACATGTACTACGAATGTCGAATAATCCTTCGATGACGTAATGTATTACATAGATGACAGGTATCGCGTATCGTACCATAATTGAAATTATTCTTTGACGATTCGGAACTGGTTCACGgtaaaattatacattgtatgaacAAAAAAGAAACGCCCAACATTCATGACTACCATACAATCAATCATATAAATATTGATGACGTAATAAGGAACCACATACACAATGAGAGAACGCATGGTCTATTTACAACTGCGGAACACACAGCACCTATCGCTGGTTTAGACGGTCTTTCAGATACAGATTCTGATTTGGATTCCGGTTCTGGTTCTGGTAGGTCGTGTGGTATAAATGGTTTTGACCCTCGCTCGCGCTCTTCCTGTACTTCGGAATTTACTTCAGATTCAACGATACCTGTTTCTGATGACGAATCCGATGATTCTGTCTCCGATTCTGTCTCCGATTCTTCCTCTTCTATATGGGAAATAAGAACATAATCAGACGTAAGTGATATGTAACCCTATAGTAGAGATAGTCAAGACTTCCTAGCCTACTAGTAGACTTGAAGAAAACACTACTACATTATTTAAGCTATCCTAACTGccgtttttatttattttttattttcactcgTCCTTCCAagaaaatgtcagttaggatagctgaaatagtgtagtagcattagtccttcaaaTATATAGGTTGGCTAAGAACCAGCTGATAACTTTCCATTCTGCACAACTCTTGCAAATTAATGTTGTCGCAGGGTTTAGAACCTTACTGCAGTAGAGTTTTGCACGTGCAAGTGTAATCATGGTCAATCATCAAACGATGGCGCTGAAGCGAAAAGTGTTTGGgcagacacccccccccccctcattccTACAGCTTATTCTCATAAGATCATACACCTTGCAACCAATGGAATCGACTCTATAACGATGAACATTACTCTATTACGGTACTCTACTTGACCAATACAATCAACTaattcaaacacaaactcaAAAGTGGCAAATGAATATTACTaattaaaagtgttttttttaatagttAATCTTGTTTTTCTTCTGAATTGATATAGCTTTTAATCATTTCTACCGTTGTTATTTCCTTTTTACCGTCTGAACCTCGTGTGTTCTTAATAGTGGTTACACTCcttgtttttgtatttgtatatttggtaCAAATGTCATTTATAGTTCTAACTTTACATTGGATACATCAGTACTAGTGTGTAGTCTTTCTATACGGTGTGTGAGCCTGTAGATTAATTGTCAGCAGGCCGTTCCCATagaaacaaaattcaaataaaaatcaaAGAGGTCAGTGATGCACTCTTTAGATGTTTGATTAGCCGCCAAAATACTATCTTTATATTCCATGACAAAGCATTATGACACCCTGTAGCTGCATCCAGAGGAAGTGAGAGAAGTCGTCTTATCACTGATTAACTATGGAATCGGTGTAAGGTGACTTCGATCAAGGGCGAAATAATTCCTTCAAAAgatgaaattatatttaatgGATAATATATTTTTGACCTGCCTCTGGTACCCAGTAACGTATTTCTTAGTTTAACAAGTGTTTTGGACAAAAGCTTGACTGAAAATGACGTCACAACTGCAGTAATGGATGTGTGGatcaaatttgtaattttccggaaatctaaaaacaaacaaacccaaaaCCAAGACTACTATCGACTCACCCGGTGGTGGCTTAGCAAGTTCTGGAATAAATTCATTCCAGAACTCACAGTATGGTGTCCGTGGAAAAGTATCTTGTTGAAATGAGGCGCCCTCTGTCGGTGCATCAAAGATGACATACTCTCGACCCGTTGTCGTATAACGGGGCCAAGTTTCATTACCGTCTGCTACGTTCGGATTCCTGTGAACACATATATGAACTAAATTTAGGCGAATACGAACATGTTTCCGtttttacaatacaatacaatacaatacaatacaatacaatacaatacaatacaatacaatacaatacaatgcaatacgatacgatacaatacaacatgtaataccacaatacaatacgatacgatacaatacaatataatacaatacaacatgtaataccacaatacaatacaatacaatacaatacaatacaatacaatacaatacaacatgtaataccacaatacgatacgatacaaaacgatacgatacgatacgatacgatacgatacttTAGttatacattgcaatacaatgcaaaagAACACACTGTGTTCTGGGTGATCACTCCCTGAAGGCGGTGATCatccagaacaaaacaaacgacacaaaacgatggaaatagaggtaaataaaggcatctagccgctttcaccacgtcagattttaatcagattgacattaTAGAGTACCCCAGTACTGCAGAGCTCTGTTCAGTAACAGGCAATACCAAGCATGCAATCTAGAAATCATAGACCGCATAGTTAATAATACATCGTCAATGTATCAATTGTACTCACCCATATTTAGCGAAATTAGTCCAATATTCCATCATCTGTCGGCTTAGAGCGACATCTTCGTTATTACTGCCGCTGTCTGGGACGAGTGGATGTCCGAACAGGTAACTTATCTCGTCTCCGTGAACAGCACCCATCCAATCAGGCCATGGACTGATCGAAGAGCGCCTCCTAAGTTCATAATAGTAGACATCATTGCCTAAATCAGAATATATGTTAGCAATCACAATGTTAGGACACTTCAAAATATAATCTCCGAACAAATCGTCTATACCATCTCTTAATTTGTAAGGGTCCGTCTTAGCCGTCCAATCGGTATATTGGAATGTTGTTGCCGTGGTAACAATGTCCTTTACTCCGTAATAGCCGTATATTATGTATTTAACTGTAGTTTTGAATTGATCATATGTTATTGCACCTTCGGTTTCCATGGAAAAGCCTGGAGAAATTCTGACCATATCAATCATACCTTCATTTTGTGAATTTCCCGAcattatttcagtatttttgaaatttcctgACTCCAGCAGTGTATCAATATCATTGTCCAAAAATTCACCATCCACGACTATGAAATGATTCATGCCAGCGAAAGGGTTGCTTGAGATGTTATGTGGGGACTGCCCACGTAAACAATCAACCACAGCACTAGTATTAACTCCATCCATCGCGCATCCCAAACTGTTTACAAAGGCTCGAACGAAGTAACCGGTGAAAGATGTAGCAACGTTGACGACGGGCTTCATCGGGGGAGATGTCGGCGCCCCACTTTCAAGAATTGCTCGACTAAACAAATTCCTACTCATTGGGGACAGTAGATGATAACCAACACTAGCTCCTCCCGCACTACATCCAAAGATTGTTACCAGATCAGGATCTCCACCAAAGCTTTCTATGTTTTCTTTAATCCACTGTAAAGCCATGGCTTGATCCATCAATCCCACATTGCCAGGGATCTCAGGAATTCCTAAAGTCAGAAATCCGAACGGACCAAGTCGATAGTTTATAGTTACCACTACAACATTTTGTGTAGTTGCTAATATCTCACCATTATATTGTTGTACGTTAGCGGTTCCCCAGTTGAAACTTCCACCGTGAATCCAAACCATAACCGCCACATTGGTTTGCCTTGACCTTGGTGTCCAAATGTTCAGAAATAAACAATCTTCACTTAAATTTTCCGTTGTGTACCAAAATGACGTGCCTGGATGGTCCAGTTTTTCGTCAGCTTGTTGCCAACAATTATTACCAAACCTTTTGGCGTTTCTTCTTCCATCCCACGATTGCGTCCATGGTTTTGGAGGTGCGAAGCGCAGATCACCAATAGGTGGTTCGGCGTATGGAATACCAAGGAACCCATCCACCTGTTTTCCTAAAACCTCAGTGGTCCGTCCTCTTAGAGTTCCCCATCTAGTGTTCACAGTCACTGCATCACCATCGTGGATGTTGATGAAAACGAGCACCAAAATCAAACTACAAATGACGATTTGAACGCTTTCCATGTCTACCGTATACTTGCAGGTTTTCACTGCCTGCACTTTCTGGGGTTGACATAAACTATTTATACATTACTCGTGCAGTACCGAGGTCGATTAGAGCTGCCTTTCACATTTTCTAAACATATGATATTCATGATATTGTAGGAAGTTATACACAGACAGTAGCAAGGGTTTGACGTTCCTTACACAAACAGACATATCAAATTCCATTTGCAATGAGTTCTCCAAGTATGTTAATGTAGGAATGTTGTATGAATATATTACGGAATGAATGATATCGAGGAAGTGTCCTCTCGGGAGTGCATCCAAGAATTTTAATGAGAATATGTACAAGATTTTCAATGTCACCAATATTTCGAGGTCCACTGTGTGCCgttgtttgttagtttttcagGCATATGGTACATTTAATTGGGTCGGACTGTTAAAGTTCATGAACCCTTGTAAGGTCAACATGTGGCTTACCAAGCTCGTGCTGTTATTTGGGAAAATCATTTTCAGATAATGGCTCATAACATATTCAATTTGATATGACGTTAAATCTTGAACATTTAGCGCAGCAAGGCACATGAACAGCCGGGGTTGTTTGTTCTAAATGTACGAGGACAGGTCTTTCCTGTTATGTCACTGAACTGACACCAGTAAAAGATTTATCGTCATAGATAAATTCTATATCGTCACGTGACAAGGTTATTTTAGTAGCATTGTCGTTTTTAATACTTCCATCGTTGTATTACTTGCCAATCGTCCATTATTTGAAGATCATTCAGAGTAAGTTTACTTTACTACACGATTTCCAGACAAGTGTATGAAATATACAACTTGTATAAGCTTATAAAATATGAAACCAGTACGTTCATCCATCCCTGCCTCCTCCGTCGTGGTATATGTGCATCATTCCCCTAAACGACGTGCGTATGATCAATCAATCCTAATACCGAATTATTACAAGTAATAGCGGACGTCTATTTATGTTAACATCTCTCTGAACAATATACAAAAGGGAGATGCAGCTGTGACTATACATGCTACTCCAAAGTTGTGTGAATTTATAGGTAAACTACCAGTTGTTTTTGTCAGGAGCTTGAAACAGGTACGGTTGGTCAAACACGACATAGCTTCAGATCGTAAACACTTCGGAAAAAGTTGTCAGTGTCCAACATCACCAATAAAACTTTCCAGTCTTtgatagatatacatgtattggagTATGTGAAATTCGAAACAGTCTGGCTGCTTGCAAGCCGCTCTCATACACCATACTTGTCAATGGAATGATACGTCGAGAGGAATGATAGCAACGTAGTTGACGAACATGTTGTTAAAAGGTACATGTGAAGAAAATAATAAACTTCCAAGTTTCATCCCATTTTCCAGACTCCAGCACCCTAATTTACTAAAAACAGTCCGTTTCTATAAATGATTTCACAATTTGGATATATTAGTACATATATGTTTAATCCGTCTACCATATCAGTTAGTCAGTATGATGTATAATTAGGATTAACTATCAAAGATTTGGAACAACCTATGTGGTCagaatgatatacaatgtacagtcagTTTTAGTACCTCAAATGTCAAGTGTTTAAAAACACGTATATAGTTACATGATACAGACAAGCGGTATAGCTTGGTTGGTGATAAGCATTGACTTCTTAGATTCTGTCCAACACGGAAAGTTGCTGTAAATCTGGTGTACTATGACACGGAATGATAACTGAATGCGTGTTCGTTAGGAATAACAAATGATCGCATGTAAAGGTAATATATTGAATAACTTCAGTAGACATTGTCTTCGCGATTTAGTATTAAGGATTAATATTAATTGTTGTTGTCATGAGATACAAGTCGTTGGCCGAATTTTGACCAGTTAAGTCGATTTTAACGTAAAGCCACTTTTGTTTGGTTATTTGAAATCTGACAGTATTTACAAAACATCATCTCATCTGAAATAACAAACCTGTTGACAATGCATGGCCATGCGTTATTTCGACAATTAGATCACCATGAATGCAATCGATGAACGAATGAAGGACGTATGGATGGCGAGTTCAAAACGCCCGGCTTTCGTTGGCGGTGTCattatatttgatgtttttatACGTGTAAGTAAGATATCTACTCCAATATCTTCATGATTTGAACGTAAGTTCTCAATAGAATATAAAAACCGTAGATTATATTAACTAGCAAACC is part of the Glandiceps talaboti chromosome 2, keGlaTala1.1, whole genome shotgun sequence genome and encodes:
- the LOC144445582 gene encoding cholinesterase-like, coding for MTPQALLLVLCTFITLGFGQEKTISGTTKYGSLLGTRKTFENGKQVDYFLGIPYAEQPLRFQPSSLWTETWNGTKTATSYGDNCWQPKMKLDHPGLSWQHTVENLSEDCLFLNIWTPWPRRNNTAVMVWIHGGSFYWGTANVQEYNGEILASTQNVVVVTINYRLGPLGFLSLGIPEIIGNMGLMDQVVALQWIKDNIANFGGDPDLITLFGCSAGAASVGYHLLAPVSRNLFKRAILQSGTPNIPLLQPLSSYYKNAAFAGYIKSLGCPSIETLAGVLECLLQLPVYNLTNDIWSSVNHFPVVDGTFLQVPVNQILKEQSFKQADVLIGNCENEWMVNLVRSVPGFSIETNSSLNAEEYREAIQFCLGGPWAPDELITDAVCYVYRDWADAENGEKMRDAVDDAIGDCKMKCPVIDFANVYASANNSVYYYALDKRSSASPWPKWMGTVHGDEIAYVFGHPLNSVFSGFSDEDVVLSEMLMKHWTNFAKYGNPNVQNENETVTDEWPRYEPKEKKYVIFDDDFQQNMKTDSYPRTPYCQFWQELVPKLEKLKPVITPAPTVSVTCNNSYELANNYSHELATDYSHESGTDYPHELATGYPHESGTDYLHESATGYPHESGTDYPHELVTGYPHESGTDYPHELATDYPQELATEYPHELVTDYPHELATGYPHESGTDYPHELATDYPHESGTDYPHELVTDYPHELATGYPHESATGYPHELVTEYPGEESIRENNQTEMLSTTCSSPPSSFRISPFLMFMITLFWFGTA
- the LOC144452976 gene encoding acetylcholinesterase-like; amino-acid sequence: MESVQIVICSLILVLVFINIHDGDAVTVNTRWGTLRGRTTEVLGKQVDGFLGIPYAEPPIGDLRFAPPKPWTQSWDGRRNAKRFGNNCWQQADEKLDHPGTSFWYTTENLSEDCLFLNIWTPRSRQTNVAVMVWIHGGSFNWGTANVQQYNGEILATTQNVVVVTINYRLGPFGFLTLGIPEIPGNVGLMDQAMALQWIKENIESFGGDPDLVTIFGCSAGGASVGYHLLSPMSRNLFSRAILESGAPTSPPMKPVVNVATSFTGYFVRAFVNSLGCAMDGVNTSAVVDCLRGQSPHNISSNPFAGMNHFIVVDGEFLDNDIDTLLESGNFKNTEIMSGNSQNEGMIDMVRISPGFSMETEGAITYDQFKTTVKYIIYGYYGVKDIVTTATTFQYTDWTAKTDPYKLRDGIDDLFGDYILKCPNIVIANIYSDLGNDVYYYELRRRSSISPWPDWMGAVHGDEISYLFGHPLVPDSGSNNEDVALSRQMMEYWTNFAKYGNPNVADGNETWPRYTTTGREYVIFDAPTEGASFQQDTFPRTPYCEFWNEFIPELAKPPPEEEESETESETESSDSSSETGIVESEVNSEVQEERERGSKPFIPHDLPEPEPESKSESVSERPSKPAIGAVCSAVVNRPCVLSLCMWFLITSSIFI